From the genome of Sporomusa sphaeroides DSM 2875:
CCACTGTCGGCGTCATACTAAAACAGGGTGATATATGTTGAAAACAGCGACAACAATATTTCTGTTGCTATTTTTACTTACTGTAAGCGCTTGTGGAACCCTCAATACGCCACAGTCAAAACCGGCACCTGCTGCACCGCCTCCCCCTGCCGCCAATCCGTCGTCACCATCTCAGCCTGATTGGAATAAACAGCTTCACAATAAATTAAATCAGTTTGACGGTAAAACCGGCTTGTATGCCAGGAATCTAAAGACCGGACAAACCTTCAGCTTCAACCAGGATACTATTTTTCCTACGGCGTCAACCCATAAACTGCTGGTTTCACTGGCTGTGTACAAGTACTTGTATTCAGAAGCTTCACTCGCTGATAAGCAGCGTTATGATAACAACATAAAAAAAATGCTGACAATCAGCGACAACCCCGCTTTTTATGAACTCTTAGATGATATTGAGAAAAAAAAGCCTGATGCTCTTACTCGCGTATTGACAGACCTCAAGCTTGTCCATACACGAATCCATAGCCGCGAGGCATTTACCAAATACGGTTACCACAGCGTGACAACACCTGCGGAAATGGCCGCTGTCTTTGAAACAATCTATAATGAAGCCTATCTGGGCAAAGAGTTTTCAGCCATTTTAAAAGAAGAACTGGCTAAAACCATTTTTAATGACGAAATCCCCCGTTTTATGCAAAATACCAAAGTGCTGCATAAAGTAGGCGAGTTACCCGGGATACAATGTGATGTTGGCATTATCGACGACGGACGTGATCAGATACTCATTAGTGCTTACACATCCACACAACGCCCGCCTCCGTATGCCAGTAACTTTATTGCCAATATTTCTGCCAAAGCTTATAATTTGCTTCGCACCAAGGGATAAATGATCAGGACACGCTTGTTGCTGTGTCCTGATCATTTTATATTTACATACACATAGATTCGCAGCATAAGCTACAGCCGGGTTAATATTGGTACCTGCGGCACCAGTATCTCCGGCGGGATCGAAAAATTGGGGAAAACCGCAGGACCTTCATTTTTGAAAATACTCATCAAACTAAAGATGAAACTCTTGTAATTGTAATATCTCCCTGTACCGCCGTTGAGGGTATAAAGATAGTTTCGCTCATACTATTAATCAATTCCAATGTCGAAGGAATGACCGTAACTCCAATCAAAGCCGTACCCACAACCTGGCCGGATACGATTGGCGAAGATGTTTGCGAGACCAGATTACCATTTAATAGAAGATCAAAAGTAATGCTTATTGCAGCCTGAGCGCCATCTGTTGCAACCCACCAGTTTACCAGATAATAGCCGGGTTCGCTTATGATAAAATCTCCGGAGCCTGGTACATAAGAAATAGCACCATTACTTGCTCGAATGCTATCGAAAGGTACGGAAGCTCCACCTGGCAGTGAAGATGCTCCGCCGCTAAGCCATGTGACATCTATAAGACTAGAACTAAGCTCGGGGCCGGTAATGCCTGTAGCCCCTGTGACTCCGGTTTCTCCCGTAGCTCCGGTAGCCCCTGTGACTCCGGTTTCTCCTGTAGCTCCGGTAGCCCCTGTGACTCCGGTTTCTCCCGTAGCTCCGGTAGCACCTGTGGCTCCGGTTTCTCCTGTAGCTCCGGTTGCTCCAGCAACTCCGGCGGCACCGGTTTCTCCTGTAGCTCCGGTTGCTCCAGCAACTCCGGCGGCACCTGTTTCTCCTGTAGCTCCAGTAGCCCCTGTAGCACCTGTTTCTCCTGTAGCTCCGGTTGCTCCGGTTGCTCCTGTGGCTCCGGTAGCACCTGTGGTTCCTGTTACACCTGTTACACCTGTAGCTCCGGTAGCACCCGTGGCTCCAGTCTCGCCAGTTACTCCCGTGGCTCCTGTTGCTCCGGCAACTCCGGCGGCACCTGTTTCTCCCGTAGCTCCCGTAGTGCCTGTGGCTCCGGTTACACCTGTAGCTCCGGTAGTACCAGTGGCTCCGGTTACACCTATGGCTCCGGTAGCACCCGTGGCTCCAGTCTCGCCAGTTACTCCCGTGGCTCCTGTTGCTCCGGCAACTCCGGCGGCACCTGTTTCTCCCGTAGCTCCCGTAGTGCCTGTGGCTCCGGTTACACCTGTAGCTCCGGTAGTGCCAGTGGCTCCGGTTACACCTATGGCTCCGGTAGCACCCGTGGTTCCAGTCTCGCCAGTTACTCCCGTGGCTCCTGTTGCTCCGGTAACTCCGGCGGCACCTGTTTCTCCCACTGCGCCTGTGGCTCCCGTGGCTCCTGTAGCTCCCGTAGCTCCTGTAGCTCCTGTTGCTCCCGTAACTCCTGTAGCTCCTGTTGCTCCTGTTGCTCCTGTAGCTCCCGTAACTCCTGTAGCTCCTGTAACTCCTGTAACTCCTGTGGCTCCTGTGGCTCCTGTGGCTCCTGTGGCTCCTGTAGCTCCTGTAGCTCCTGTTGGGCCAGGAATAAAGCAGTGTGTTCCACAACTGTTACAAGTTTTCCATGGAATAGAAGGGTAACAGTGTTTTTTACATTTTGAAAAACAGTGTCGTTTAGTTTTATCTTTAAGATAACCCATAATATTCCCCTCTCAAATAAGATGTTCATATTAACATATGCGATTTGCGACTTAAGAGCAACCCTAGTACTATTTTTATACCATAGTAAATTACCTAATCAGGAGAATACCTGTAAAGTCCCATATGCTATTTTTGACATGATTCAATTCGAATTTCTGCTGACAAGAAAGTCTAAATAGTTAAAGAGCCATGCTGAACTTTTACATTTCAGCATGGCCCCTTCATGATAGATTTCCTGCATTTATTCTAACGTTGAAAGCTGTGGAAGAATCCCAATAAAACGGGAAACTTGTCACCGCTTGCTTCTGTTTCTGTCCTCTATTCAAGCCTTTCCCACCAGCGCGAAAAACTCTGTTGGTGATTATCAAGTTCTACCGGCTCCCCGATCATGGGAGTAAGGAGTTCATAGTTCTTATCCTGGCTGGCGTTGGTTATCCGTTTGAACGGCTCATCCCATGGATGGTTGGCAATTGCAAACTTGCCGGCATGTCCTGGCAATAACGCTTTGGCTTTCAATTCTTCAACAGCCTGGACCACTTCCTCCGGCATCATGTGTATATAGGGCCATCTTTGATCATACTGGCCGTTTTCCATAATTGCCAGGTCAAATCCCTGTAACATTTCTCCGATTTGCTTAAAATGAGGCCCGTATCCACCGTCGCCACTGAAAAATATCCGGCGCTCAGGGGTGACAAATGCAAAACCAGCCCACAAAGTCTTATTTTTGCTTAGCATACGGCCGGAAAAATGACGTGCAGGCAACACGTGGATGTCAAAATTATCTTCCAGCTTTATTACTGTAAACCAGTCAGCCTCCTGTATGAGTTTTGTTTCAAATCCCCATTGTTCAAAATATGAGCCTACCCCCAACCCACAGATTACATGTTTGATTTTTGGTTTTAGTGCAGTAATAGTGGGATAATCCAGGTGATCCCAATGATCGTGAGAAATCAGCAAATAATCGATATCCGGCATATCTTCGGCTGTGTATT
Proteins encoded in this window:
- a CDS encoding serine hydrolase, which gives rise to MLKTATTIFLLLFLLTVSACGTLNTPQSKPAPAAPPPPAANPSSPSQPDWNKQLHNKLNQFDGKTGLYARNLKTGQTFSFNQDTIFPTASTHKLLVSLAVYKYLYSEASLADKQRYDNNIKKMLTISDNPAFYELLDDIEKKKPDALTRVLTDLKLVHTRIHSREAFTKYGYHSVTTPAEMAAVFETIYNEAYLGKEFSAILKEELAKTIFNDEIPRFMQNTKVLHKVGELPGIQCDVGIIDDGRDQILISAYTSTQRPPPYASNFIANISAKAYNLLRTKG
- a CDS encoding MBL fold metallo-hydrolase; the protein is MKRRLRKMVVAAVIGLGLLALGITLYLQQPKFGVLPEGARLDRIKQSPHYVDGQFQNIVPTPNFSEGNSVASVWWSFLVTKKEQRLIPVDSIPVIKTDLMALNKDKDVIIWLGHSSYFMQLGGKRLLIDPVFSSYAAPLSFLNKAFKGTTSQYTAEDMPDIDYLLISHDHWDHLDYPTITALKPKIKHVICGLGVGSYFEQWGFETKLIQEADWFTVIKLEDNFDIHVLPARHFSGRMLSKNKTLWAGFAFVTPERRIFFSGDGGYGPHFKQIGEMLQGFDLAIMENGQYDQRWPYIHMMPEEVVQAVEELKAKALLPGHAGKFAIANHPWDEPFKRITNASQDKNYELLTPMIGEPVELDNHQQSFSRWWERLE